From Candidatus Zixiibacteriota bacterium, a single genomic window includes:
- the gcvPA gene encoding aminomethyl-transferring glycine dehydrogenase subunit GcvPA, protein MPYVPHSDQERQELLRAIGVSRFDDLLKGVPESVRLKESLNLPPALSEFETLKILDGLAAKNHYGPEYVNFMGCGAYDHYIPAIVGHLVDRSEFKTAYTPYQAEVAQGTLQVIYEFQSLICRLTGMEAANASMYDGGSATAEAVLLALNATKRRKIVVSSLVHPHYLDVVRVYLGGNDYEIVKVDHDNGNVDIDDLKAKITDAACFVLQNPNFYGLIEPTDAIPQIVKGAGALLIAVTNPVALAYLKAPVEYDADIAVGEGQAFGNSLMFGGPYFGFFATKKQFLRQMPGRLAAMTKDRNGKRGYCLTLQTREQHIRRDKATSNICTNQALCALAGTIHMATLGKEGLKEVARLCVNKAHYLKEALGSVAGVKLAYNRPFFMEFPLRLPEPARDVFDRLVPHKIFAGVPTARFLWPEDLLIVCATETRTREEMELYRQALKEVLVKDAVLPKL, encoded by the coding sequence ATGCCATACGTTCCGCATTCCGATCAAGAACGGCAGGAGTTGCTGCGCGCGATCGGAGTCAGCCGATTTGACGACCTGCTCAAGGGTGTCCCGGAGTCGGTCCGGCTGAAAGAGAGTCTCAACCTGCCACCGGCGTTGTCGGAGTTCGAGACGCTGAAGATCCTCGACGGCCTGGCTGCGAAAAATCACTACGGCCCGGAATACGTCAACTTCATGGGCTGCGGCGCTTATGACCACTACATTCCCGCGATTGTCGGGCATTTGGTCGATCGCTCGGAGTTCAAGACTGCTTACACACCCTACCAGGCAGAAGTTGCGCAGGGCACGCTGCAGGTCATTTACGAATTCCAGTCGCTGATCTGCCGGCTGACAGGCATGGAGGCGGCCAACGCCTCGATGTACGACGGCGGATCGGCCACGGCCGAGGCGGTCTTACTGGCGCTGAATGCCACCAAGCGGCGCAAGATTGTGGTGTCGTCGCTGGTGCATCCGCACTACCTCGACGTGGTGCGCGTTTATCTCGGCGGCAACGATTATGAGATCGTAAAAGTCGACCATGATAATGGCAATGTCGACATCGATGATCTCAAGGCCAAGATCACCGACGCGGCGTGTTTCGTCCTGCAGAATCCGAATTTCTACGGCTTGATCGAGCCGACGGACGCGATCCCGCAGATCGTCAAGGGCGCGGGCGCGCTGCTGATTGCGGTAACCAACCCCGTAGCGCTGGCTTACTTGAAGGCGCCGGTTGAATATGACGCCGACATCGCGGTCGGGGAGGGGCAGGCGTTCGGTAACAGTCTGATGTTCGGCGGTCCGTATTTCGGGTTCTTTGCGACGAAAAAGCAGTTCTTGCGCCAGATGCCGGGACGGCTGGCGGCGATGACCAAGGATCGCAACGGCAAGCGGGGCTACTGCTTGACGTTGCAGACGCGCGAGCAACACATTCGGCGCGATAAGGCAACCTCGAATATTTGCACCAACCAGGCGTTGTGCGCATTGGCAGGGACGATTCACATGGCGACCTTGGGCAAAGAAGGTCTGAAAGAAGTCGCCCGGCTCTGCGTCAATAAGGCGCACTACCTGAAGGAGGCGCTCGGTTCGGTGGCCGGCGTGAAGCTGGCCTACAACCGGCCGTTCTTTATGGAATTCCCGCTCCGGTTGCCGGAGCCGGCACGCGATGTATTTGATCGACTGGTACCACACAAGATCTTTGCAGGAGTGCCGACGGCCCGGTTCTTGTGGCCGGAGGACTTGTTAATCGTTTGCGCGACCGAAACCCGCACGCGCGAGGAAATGGAACTGTACCGCCAGGCGTTGAAAGAGGTATTAGTGAAAGATGCCGTTCTGCCCAAACTGTGA
- the gcvH gene encoding glycine cleavage system protein GcvH, which yields MNIPEGMRYTKEHEWIKVEGNVATIGITDYAQGELGDIVFVELPQVGTKLNQMQAFGTIEAVKAVSELFAPVSGTVKEINKNLEADSSVINKDPYGAGWMIKVENFPQAEINALLDAATYRKLLEG from the coding sequence ATGAATATCCCCGAGGGCATGAGGTACACGAAGGAGCATGAGTGGATTAAGGTGGAGGGGAATGTCGCTACGATCGGCATTACCGACTACGCCCAGGGAGAGCTCGGAGACATTGTCTTTGTCGAATTGCCGCAGGTGGGTACGAAATTGAACCAGATGCAGGCGTTCGGTACGATCGAAGCCGTCAAGGCGGTCAGCGAGCTGTTTGCGCCGGTTTCCGGTACCGTTAAGGAGATTAACAAGAACCTGGAGGCCGATTCGTCCGTTATTAACAAAGATCCATACGGCGCCGGCTGGATGATCAAGGTCGAGAACTTCCCGCAAGCCGAGATCAACGCACTTCTGGACGCCGCGACATATCGCAAGCTGCTCGAGGGATAG
- the accC gene encoding acetyl-CoA carboxylase biotin carboxylase subunit — MFKKILIANRGEIALRIIRACRELGVPTVAVYSEADADSLHVRFADEAVCIGPAKSAESYLDPKRIIAAAEITGAVAIHPGYGFLSEKADFAQICKECGITFIGPAPEVIRLMGDKVEAKRTMRRAGVPVVPGSEGGVADVDAAKKVIEEIGFPVILKAAAGGGGRGMRLVRQASELEGAFRTAQMEAQAAFNNPEIYVERFVDRPRHVEFQILADMHGNVIHLGERDCSVQRRHQKLIEESPSPIMTPELREKMGRSAVEGAKFAGYQNAGTIEFLVDGSGNYYFMEMNTRVQVEHPVTEEVTDIDIIVEQLKISGGEKLSYRQEDVKFSGYAIECRINAENPEKNFAPSPGQITSFHVPGGHGVRVDTHAYAKYHVPPHYDSMIAKLIVHDKTRADGLRKMLRALDEFVVEGISTTIEFQKKIIADPVFQSGLFDTSFVEDYFRRTKDAGQDKNKVV, encoded by the coding sequence TTGTTTAAGAAAATCCTGATTGCCAATCGCGGCGAGATCGCCCTGCGCATCATCCGTGCCTGCCGCGAGTTGGGGGTGCCGACGGTGGCCGTTTATTCCGAGGCGGACGCCGATTCGTTGCATGTGCGTTTTGCCGACGAGGCCGTCTGTATCGGGCCGGCCAAGTCCGCCGAAAGTTATCTTGATCCAAAGCGCATCATCGCCGCGGCCGAGATTACGGGTGCGGTGGCGATCCATCCCGGATACGGCTTTCTGAGCGAGAAAGCAGATTTTGCCCAGATCTGCAAGGAGTGCGGGATTACCTTTATCGGTCCGGCGCCGGAGGTGATTCGGCTAATGGGCGACAAAGTCGAGGCCAAGCGGACAATGCGGCGCGCTGGCGTGCCGGTGGTGCCGGGCTCTGAAGGCGGCGTGGCGGATGTCGACGCAGCGAAGAAGGTGATCGAAGAGATCGGTTTCCCGGTGATTTTGAAAGCAGCCGCCGGGGGCGGCGGGCGCGGGATGCGGCTGGTGCGGCAGGCATCCGAACTGGAAGGCGCATTCCGGACGGCCCAGATGGAGGCGCAGGCGGCGTTTAACAATCCCGAAATCTACGTCGAGCGCTTTGTCGACCGCCCGCGGCACGTCGAGTTTCAGATTCTGGCCGACATGCACGGCAACGTGATCCATCTTGGCGAACGCGACTGCTCGGTGCAGCGGCGCCATCAAAAGCTGATCGAAGAGTCGCCATCGCCGATCATGACACCGGAGTTGCGCGAGAAGATGGGGCGGTCAGCGGTCGAGGGCGCCAAATTCGCCGGCTACCAGAACGCCGGCACGATCGAGTTCCTCGTGGACGGCTCCGGCAATTACTACTTCATGGAAATGAATACCCGGGTGCAGGTTGAGCACCCAGTGACGGAAGAAGTCACCGATATCGACATCATCGTCGAGCAACTCAAGATATCCGGCGGCGAGAAGCTCTCGTACCGGCAAGAGGATGTGAAGTTCTCCGGTTACGCCATCGAGTGCCGGATCAATGCCGAGAATCCGGAGAAGAACTTTGCGCCGTCGCCGGGGCAGATTACTTCGTTCCACGTCCCCGGCGGCCATGGCGTGAGGGTCGATACGCACGCCTATGCCAAGTACCATGTACCGCCGCACTACGACTCGATGATCGCCAAGCTGATCGTGCACGACAAAACGCGCGCCGACGGCTTGCGCAAGATGCTGCGGGCACTGGACGAATTCGTGGTCGAGGGGATCAGTACGACGATCGAGTTCCAGAAGAAAATCATCGCCGATCCCGTGTTTCAGTCGGGACTGTTTGACACGTCCTTTGTCGAAGATTATTTTAGGCGCACTAAAGACGCGGGGCAGGACAAAAACAAGGTTGTATAG
- a CDS encoding VOC family protein, protein MRQTIDPGTRIGHVHLKVSDLERAVAFYRDVLGFTETTRLGRQAAFLSAGGYHHHIGLNTWESAGGTLPPRGTTGLYHFAILLPSRRALAEVVQGLIEHDWPIGGAADHGVSEAVYLNDPDGNGIELYFDRPHEQWPQDNRGNLEMYTRPLDLQGLLAELSRK, encoded by the coding sequence ATGAGGCAGACGATCGATCCGGGCACGCGGATCGGGCACGTGCATCTGAAGGTATCCGATCTCGAGCGCGCGGTGGCGTTTTACCGCGATGTTTTGGGATTCACCGAGACGACGCGGCTGGGGCGACAGGCGGCATTTCTGTCGGCGGGGGGATATCACCACCATATCGGCTTGAACACGTGGGAGAGCGCCGGCGGCACCCTGCCGCCACGGGGAACGACGGGGTTGTATCACTTTGCGATTTTGCTGCCTTCGCGGCGGGCACTGGCTGAGGTCGTCCAAGGCCTGATTGAGCATGATTGGCCGATTGGCGGCGCCGCCGATCACGGCGTGAGCGAAGCGGTGTATTTGAATGACCCGGACGGCAACGGCATCGAACTTTACTTCGACCGCCCTCACGAGCAGTGGCCGCAGGACAACCGCGGCAATTTGGAGATGTACACCCGCCCGCTCGACTTGCAGGGATTGCTCGCGGAGCTTAGCCGCAAGTAA
- a CDS encoding glutathione peroxidase, which produces MTIDGAKTNLNAFKGKVVLVVNVASKCGFTPQYKGLEELYKKYKDRGVVVIGFPANNFGGQEPGTNEEIKMFCTGNYGVNFPMMAKISVRGDDIHPLYAYLTQKSPLPGEIQWNFNKFLLDQSGNVIARWPSKVEPMSTEITGKIEELLKGAKAKS; this is translated from the coding sequence CAAGACCAACCTGAACGCCTTCAAGGGGAAGGTGGTGCTGGTGGTCAATGTCGCCAGCAAGTGTGGTTTTACGCCGCAATACAAGGGTTTGGAAGAACTCTACAAGAAGTACAAAGACCGGGGAGTGGTCGTGATCGGATTTCCGGCCAATAACTTCGGCGGGCAGGAGCCGGGAACGAACGAGGAGATCAAGATGTTTTGCACAGGCAACTATGGCGTCAATTTCCCGATGATGGCCAAGATCTCGGTACGCGGCGATGATATTCATCCGCTGTATGCTTACCTGACGCAGAAATCGCCGCTGCCCGGGGAAATCCAGTGGAATTTCAATAAGTTTCTGCTCGACCAATCGGGCAATGTGATCGCGCGCTGGCCTTCGAAGGTGGAACCGATGAGCACCGAGATCACCGGCAAGATCGAGGAACTACTGAAGGGCGCCAAGGCCAAGTCGTAA